From Scomber japonicus isolate fScoJap1 chromosome 22, fScoJap1.pri, whole genome shotgun sequence, one genomic window encodes:
- the si:ch211-212k18.13 gene encoding ubiquitin carboxyl-terminal hydrolase 7, which translates to MNHYIVEKFTNKLDRITISDYNGLNSPGLTCYLNSVLQVLFMTKDFREAIKRCCNEDSTAIDSHLESLFTVLENNVAETHNITETLGITDVYMQRDAAEYFEKILCLTNPDASKIFRGELNHKTTCLKCKERNNCRSFFWTLPLAVENPFGHIYSVEKGLKAFFKKENVCGDNKMYCNRCNTKQDAHFECEITQNPENLTLLLKRFRYDYKRRCYVKLHCEVDVPQTLHMESCMYDLYAIVNHFGNIMGGHYIAQIKSFETGAWYQFDDHTVKSVQHSFFMSGKKSLRSSSAYLLMYRKVSKHPTKTDESDQDAPFVHSDVRSERRRDGAERRDQLKDDIYNGGKYLRHLNGEVFKSDDETVSKKMTNSSVELKKQTNQRAACDWSHGDIWPQTDSVLDGDIYRPSLQTFNFAEPEKYEVQTCYGPNRWQHATNSENICHLNTRGTPDDIFKKTLRRYQSEQNSQKKRLTANEIMWETQSGTITKTGTKAKTDHGPIKNTVKLPETRGVKNKKEVVAEVNIEKDTSKQRRDAAVRVKMGDCDVKSSHVSSNGYSSSGPHSRSLLALKEPNECNSCNLCRKSSNLKSNQVKVQHVVLAEGGRKLEATQGENVPSLRGERNAKKSMDKVRKDPWRS; encoded by the exons ATGAATCACTATATTGTTGAAAAATTCACAAACAAATTAGATCGCATTACTATCTCAG ATTACAATGGTCTGAACAGTCCGGGTCTTACGTGCTATTTGAACAGCGTGCTTCAGGTGCTTTTCATGACGAAAGACTTCCGGGAGGCAATAAAAAG ATGCTGCAATGAAGATTCAACAGCCATTGACTCACACCTGGAAAGCTTGTTCACTGTTTTAGAGAATAATGTGGCCGAAACACATAACATCACAGAAACGCTGGGCATCACAGATG TATACATGCAACGTGATGCTGCTGAGTATTTCGAGAAGATCTTGTGTCTGACCAATCCGGACGCATCGAAG ATATTTAGAGGAGAGCTGAATCACAAGACCACATGCCTCAAGTGCAAGGAGAGGAACAACTGCAGGAGCTTCTTTTGGACTCTGCCACTTGCAGTGGAAAACCCATTTGGTCATATCTACAGCGTG GAGAAAGGGTTGAAGGCATTCTTcaagaaagaaaatgtctgcGGGGACAACAAGATGTACTGCAACCGCTGCAATACAAAGCAAGATGCACACTTT GAATGTGAGATAACGCAAAATCCAGAAAATCTGACCCTGCTGCTGAAGAGATTCAGATACGACTACAAGCGAAGGTGTTACGTCAAGCTCCACTGTGAAGTTGACGTACCCCAGACTTTACACATGGag agTTGCATGTATGACCTTTATGCCATAGTGAACCACTTTGGTAACATAATGGGAGGTCATTATATTGCACAAATCAAATCGTTTGAAACCGGCGCGTGGTATCAGTTCGATGACCACACTGTTAAAAGT GTCCAACATTCATTCTTCATGTCTGGAAAGAAGTCTTTGAG GTCTTCCTCAGCTTACCTCCTCATGTACAGGAAAG TGAGCAAACATCCCACAAAAACTGATGAAAGCGACCAGGACGCTCCGTTTGTACATTCAGATGTCAGATCTGAAAGAAGACGTGACGGGGCAGAGAGACGAGATCAGCTGAAGGACGATATTTACAATGGAGGAAAATACTTGAGACACTTGAATGGTGAAGTCTTTAAGAGTGATGACGAAACAGTTTCGAAGAAAATGACGAACTCTTCCGTAGAgctgaaaaaacagacaaatcagAGAGCAGCTTGTGATTGGTCACACGGAGACATTTGGCCTCAAACAGACTCTGTACTGGATGGAGACATTTACAGACCGAGTTtgcaaacatttaattttgcaGAGCCAGAAAAATATGAAGTACAAACATGTTATGGACCAAACAGATGGCAGCATGCTACAAACTCAGAGAACATCTGTCATCTGAACACTAGAGGGACCCCTGACGACATATTTAAGAAAACACTCAGAAGATATCAGTCAGAGCAAAACTCCCAAAAGAAAAGACTAACAGCAAATGAGATTATGTGGGAAACACAGAGCGGCACTATTACAAAGACTGGGACAAAAGCAAAAACTGATCATGGCCCTATAAAAAATACAGTTAAGCTTCCAGAAACTAGaggtgtgaaaaataaaaaggaggtAGTAGCAGAGGTAAACATAGAAAAAGACACTAGTAAACAGAGAAGAGATGCTGCTGTCAGGGTGAAGATGGGAGATTGTGATGTGAAGTCGTCTCATGTTTCCTCCAATGGCTACTCTTCCTCAGGTCCGCACTCACGCAGTCTGTTGGCACTAAAGGAACCCAATGAGTGTAATTCATGCAATCTATGCAGAAAATCAAGTAACTTAAAGAGCAACCAGGTGAAAGTGCAGCATGTTGTTCTTGCAGAGGGCGGCCGCAAACTGGAGGCAACACAAGGAGAAAATGTTCCAAGtctgagaggagaaagaaatgcTAAAAAGAGTATGGACAAAGTCAGAAAAGATCCATGGAGGTCATGA
- the LOC128383914 gene encoding uncharacterized protein LOC128383914, whose product MSRPNQEEKRYDRRDTTLKFVNRPDDLDPLPPEEGDLCLRAEMSCGHAVTPESLTGWCRSLLDQGQYKFKCPALKDGTLQQCGKVWPYSEVRRLAVLTPAEMQYFEENMARLAAREYCEFKTCPGCKTCVEREDLTNLSVHCTICKADKREVCEFCWQCLKPWKGSAPRSDRCDNVGCINHDLELLKNCKMTNLPQVQGVDECPSIRVCPTCGQRVEHDKTGCKNIICPRCQIEFCFVCLKLTPECLETSSYFIPCSDGVAPRQTSIPVWHRN is encoded by the exons ATGTCTAGACCGAATCAGGAGGAAAAAAGATACGACCGCAGAGACACGACTCTGAAATTTGTCAACAGACCAGATGATCTGGATCCACTAC CCCCGGAGGAAGGAGACCTGTGTCTCCGAGCAGAGATGTCTTGCGGTCACGCTGTTACTCCAGAGTCTCTCACTGGGTGGTGTCGCAGCCTGCTGGATCAG GGTCAGTATAAATTTAAGTGCCCTGCTTTGAAGGATGGCACCTTGCAACAGTGTGGTAAAGTGTGGCCTTACTCAGAGGTGCGCAGACTGGCAGTGCTGACACCTGCAGAGATGCAGTACTTTGAAGAGAACATGGCCCGTCTGGCTGCCAGAGAGTACTGTGAATTCAAAACG TGTCCTGGGTGTAAAAcctgtgtggagagagaggacCTCACCAATCTCAGTGTGCACTGCACAATTTGCAAAGCAGATAAGCGGGAGGTCTGTGAGTTCTGCTGGCAGTGTCTGAAGCCGTGGAAAGGTAGTGCTCCACGCTCTGACCGCTGTGACAACGTCGGTTGCATCAACCATGACCTCGAGCTTCTCAAGAACTGCAAGATGACCAACCTCCCTCAGGTGCAAGGAGTAGATGAGTGTCCCTCCATCCGTGTTTGTCCCACCTGTGGTCAGAGGGTGGAGCACGACAAGACAGGCTGCAAGAACATCATCTGTCCTCGCTGTCAGATTGAGTTCTGCTTTGTGTGCTTGAAGCTCACTCCTGAGTGTCTGGAAACAAGCTCCTACTTCATCCCCTGCAGCGATGGTGTGGCTCCCAGACAAACCTCCATACCTGTGTGGCACAGAAACTAA
- the LOC128383995 gene encoding E3 ubiquitin-protein ligase RNF19B-like, translated as MSIQGRGQVQRRYDPLDTTLTFVNRGDDLDPLGSDDEDDCLRAEMSCGHAVTPESLIQWCRSQLDQGIYKFKCPAVVEGTKLCNELWSYPEVRRLADLSIEEMQYFEETMARLAAAEYCEFKPCPCCKTTVERKDLSNLCVICSICTADQKKTYQFCWQCQRQWKGPGPRSDCCDNDGCINKDLQLLQTCNTINLPEVEGVTDCPSIRACPTCGMKVEHSRQYCKNINCPRCHVEFCFVCLKLKRVCGPASSPYKICPGGVAPRQTSIPVWQRK; from the exons ATGAGCATTCAGGGACGGGGACAGGTGCAGAGGAGATACGACCCACTAGATACGACTCTGACGTTTGTCAACAGGGGGGATGACTTGGACCCACTGG GttcagatgatgaagatgactgTCTCAGAGCTGAGATGTCCTGCGGTCACGCTGTCACTCCTGAGTCTCTGATTCAATGGTGTCGCAGCCAGCTGGATCAG ggCATTTACAAATTCAAATGCCCTGCAGTGGTAGAGGGGACCAAACTGTGCAATGAACTGTGGTCATACCCAGAAGTGCGCAGACTAGCTGATTTGTCTATTGAGGAAATGCAGTATTTTGAGGAGACCATGGCCCGACTGGCTGCTGCAGAATACTGTGAATTCAAGCCG TGCCCATGTTGCAAAACAACAGTGGAGAGGAAAGATCTCTCCAACCTGTGTGTGATCTGCTCCATCTGCACAGCGGATCAGAAGAAGACCTACCAATTCTGCTGGCAGTGTCAGAGGCAATGGAAAGGTCCGGGCCCTCGTTCTGACTGCTGCGACAATGACGGCTGCATCAATAAGGACCTGCAACTTCTGCAGACATGTAATACCATCAATCTGCCAGAGGTGGAGGGGGTCACTGACTGCCCCTCTATCCGAGCCTGTCCCACATGCGGCATGAAGGTGGAACATAGCAGACAATACTGCAAAAATATAAACTGCCCTCGCTGCCATGTGGAGTTCTGTTTCGTGTGCCTGAAACTGAAGCGTGTATGTGGCCCCGCCAGCTCACCATACAAAATCTGTCCTGGTGGAGTGGCTCCTAGACAGACCTCGATCCCTGTAtggcagagaaaatga